A window of Micrococcus endophyticus contains these coding sequences:
- the ftsW gene encoding putative lipid II flippase FtsW, which translates to MSPTELHPVRTPADEEETEARSRPLQRLWRLVEGRRALDLSVLLIGGSTFLLTALGLVMVLSSSSVEAIGTGGGSYGLFLRQTMWAVAGLAALLLFSRLPIGWIKALAWPAFGLAVVLLSLVAFTPLGVTVGGNTNWLGIGGFRMQPSEAAKLALALWAAAVLERKHRLVTQVRHALVPVLPGGLLLIGLVMAGSDLGTAIILALVLAAVLFVAGTHRGVFIAFSAVTVVGAIALTLLAPHRMVRVQAWLGDCSDASDPCFQPDHGMYALASGGWWGAGLGQSRQKWSYIPEAENDFIFTILGEELGLVGTLGVLLAYLALAVGMYRVAAGTTSPFIRLATWGIMAWLVGQAFVNIAMVSGVIPVVGVPLPFISYGGSALTLSLTAVGIVLAFARHERRRAEEPDARPDADDRDTDPLPVIPAPASQES; encoded by the coding sequence ATGTCCCCGACCGAGCTGCATCCGGTCCGCACGCCGGCGGACGAGGAGGAGACCGAGGCGCGCTCGCGCCCGCTGCAGCGGCTGTGGCGGCTCGTGGAGGGCCGCCGCGCCCTGGACCTGTCCGTCCTGCTCATCGGCGGCAGCACCTTCCTGCTGACGGCACTGGGCCTGGTGATGGTGCTCTCCTCCTCGTCCGTGGAGGCGATCGGCACCGGCGGCGGCTCCTACGGGCTGTTCCTGCGCCAGACCATGTGGGCGGTCGCCGGCCTGGCGGCCCTGCTCCTCTTCTCGCGCCTGCCGATCGGCTGGATCAAGGCCCTCGCATGGCCCGCGTTCGGGCTGGCGGTGGTGCTGCTCTCCCTCGTGGCGTTCACCCCGCTGGGCGTCACGGTGGGCGGCAACACCAACTGGCTGGGGATCGGCGGGTTCCGCATGCAGCCCTCCGAGGCCGCGAAGCTGGCGCTGGCCCTGTGGGCGGCGGCCGTCCTGGAGCGCAAGCACCGGCTGGTCACGCAGGTGCGGCACGCGCTCGTGCCCGTGCTGCCCGGCGGCCTGCTGCTGATCGGGCTCGTGATGGCGGGCAGCGACCTCGGCACGGCCATCATCCTGGCCCTCGTGCTCGCGGCGGTGCTCTTCGTGGCCGGCACCCACCGCGGGGTGTTCATCGCCTTCTCCGCCGTGACCGTCGTGGGCGCGATCGCCCTGACGCTGCTGGCCCCGCACCGCATGGTCCGCGTGCAGGCCTGGCTGGGCGACTGCTCGGACGCCTCGGACCCCTGCTTCCAGCCGGACCACGGCATGTACGCGCTCGCCTCGGGCGGCTGGTGGGGCGCCGGCCTGGGGCAGTCCCGCCAGAAGTGGAGCTACATCCCCGAGGCGGAGAACGACTTCATCTTCACCATCCTCGGCGAGGAGCTCGGGCTCGTGGGCACGCTCGGCGTCCTGCTGGCCTACCTGGCCCTGGCCGTGGGCATGTACCGCGTGGCCGCGGGCACCACGTCCCCGTTCATCCGGCTGGCCACGTGGGGCATCATGGCCTGGCTCGTGGGCCAGGCGTTCGTGAACATCGCCATGGTCTCGGGCGTCATCCCCGTGGTGGGCGTGCCGCTGCCGTTCATCTCCTATGGTGGTTCCGCGCTGACCCTGTCCCTGACCGCGGTGGGCATCGTGCTGGCCTTCGCCCGCCACGAGCGCCGCCGCGCCGAGGAGCCGGACGCCCGCCCGGACGCGGACGACCGGGACACCGACCCGCTCCCCGTGATCCCCGCCCCCGCATCCCAGGAGTCCTGA
- a CDS encoding YggS family pyridoxal phosphate-dependent enzyme encodes MSTPEQHPTPDDAAAEARTREIAAGLAAVRERIARAAREAGRADEPALVVVTKTHPAEDVVRLAGLGVAAVGENRDQEARPKAAAVAEALGDAAPRWHFIGQLQTNKAKHAVRYASVVESVDRPELAEALSRALVLRREREPGVEVPDLECLVQVDVDDRADEDRPEGIGPRGGAAPEDVPALAAAIAALPGLRLGGLMCVAPRGLDPEASFRRLAALGEELRRAHPDASTLSMGMSADLEAAVRAGATQVRIGSDVLGARPAVG; translated from the coding sequence ATGAGCACCCCGGAGCAGCACCCGACCCCCGACGACGCGGCGGCCGAGGCCCGCACGCGGGAGATCGCCGCCGGGTTGGCGGCCGTGCGCGAGCGGATCGCCCGCGCCGCCCGCGAGGCCGGCCGTGCCGACGAGCCCGCGCTCGTGGTGGTGACCAAGACCCACCCGGCCGAGGACGTCGTGCGCCTGGCCGGGCTGGGCGTCGCCGCGGTGGGGGAGAACCGCGACCAGGAGGCCCGGCCGAAGGCGGCCGCCGTCGCCGAGGCCCTGGGCGACGCCGCCCCCCGCTGGCACTTCATCGGCCAGCTGCAGACCAACAAGGCCAAGCACGCCGTGCGCTACGCGTCGGTCGTGGAGTCCGTGGACCGCCCCGAGCTCGCCGAGGCCCTCTCGCGGGCGCTCGTGCTGCGCCGGGAGCGCGAGCCCGGCGTCGAGGTCCCCGACCTCGAGTGCCTCGTGCAGGTGGACGTGGACGACCGCGCCGACGAGGACCGGCCGGAGGGCATCGGCCCCCGCGGAGGAGCGGCCCCCGAGGACGTCCCTGCGCTGGCCGCCGCGATCGCGGCGCTGCCCGGTCTGCGCCTGGGCGGGCTGATGTGCGTCGCTCCGCGCGGCCTCGACCCCGAGGCCTCCTTCCGCCGGCTCGCCGCCCTCGGCGAGGAGCTGCGCCGCGCGCACCCGGACGCCTCGACCCTGTCCATGGGGATGAGCGCGGACCTCGAGGCCGCGGTCCGGGCGGGGGCGACACAGGTGCGGATCGGATCCGACGTCCTGGGGGCCCGCCCCGCAGTGGGCTAG
- the murC gene encoding UDP-N-acetylmuramate--L-alanine ligase: MSRDESTRPAAEGRFDELGRVHLLGIGGVGVSGVARILQDQGVAVSGSDAKDLPVMRELAAAGARITVGYDAAHLGEDVTTVIASSIAGPGNPEHDAAVARGLRVLHRSEGLALAMRGHRVLAVAGTHGKTTTSSMAAMAFASAGWDPTFAVGAAVAGLGTNARAGRGEWFIAEADESDGTLVNYPTTIAVVTTVEADHLDHYGTEEAVHQVFRDFAAGLPDAASGGVLVACLDDDGAAGLAAWAREHAAARVLTYGTGPRDGVAPDLLVTDLAVEPGESGVGQRATFRLASGPEVTLHLQVPGRHNALNAAAVALAAVQAGMGFEDAVRGLEAFRGTARRFEFRGAGRGVKVFDDYAHHPTEVAAAVSAGRAVAGDGRVHVLFQPHLFSRTREFAAEFAAALSAADVVRVLPVYAAREEPMEGVDSSLIAGRLTTAADADRAVAEDRAAAVRELAAGAESGDVILTMGAGDVTALGADLVAALGPDAAPGAAGR, encoded by the coding sequence ATGAGCCGAGACGAGTCGACCCGCCCCGCGGCCGAGGGCCGCTTCGACGAGCTGGGCCGCGTGCACCTGCTGGGGATCGGGGGCGTCGGCGTGTCCGGCGTGGCCCGCATCCTGCAGGACCAGGGCGTGGCCGTCTCCGGCTCCGACGCCAAGGACCTGCCGGTGATGCGCGAGCTCGCCGCCGCCGGGGCGCGGATCACCGTGGGCTACGACGCCGCCCACCTGGGCGAGGACGTCACCACGGTGATCGCCTCCTCGATCGCCGGCCCCGGCAACCCCGAGCACGACGCCGCGGTGGCCCGCGGCCTGCGGGTGCTGCACCGCTCGGAGGGGCTCGCCCTGGCCATGCGCGGGCACCGGGTGCTCGCGGTGGCCGGCACGCACGGCAAGACCACGACCTCCTCGATGGCGGCCATGGCGTTCGCCTCGGCCGGCTGGGACCCGACGTTCGCCGTGGGCGCCGCCGTGGCCGGCCTGGGCACGAACGCCCGCGCCGGACGGGGGGAGTGGTTCATCGCCGAGGCCGACGAGTCGGACGGCACGCTGGTCAACTACCCGACCACGATCGCGGTGGTCACCACCGTGGAGGCCGACCACCTCGACCACTACGGCACCGAGGAGGCCGTCCACCAGGTGTTCCGCGACTTCGCGGCGGGCCTGCCGGACGCCGCGTCCGGCGGCGTCCTCGTGGCCTGCCTCGACGACGACGGCGCGGCCGGCCTCGCCGCCTGGGCCCGCGAGCACGCCGCGGCGCGGGTGCTCACCTACGGCACCGGCCCCCGGGACGGCGTGGCACCCGACCTGCTGGTGACCGACCTCGCCGTGGAGCCGGGGGAGTCCGGCGTGGGCCAGCGCGCCACGTTCCGCCTGGCCTCCGGGCCGGAGGTGACGCTGCACCTGCAGGTCCCGGGCCGCCACAACGCCCTGAACGCGGCGGCCGTGGCGCTGGCCGCCGTGCAGGCCGGCATGGGGTTCGAGGACGCCGTGCGCGGGCTCGAGGCGTTCCGCGGCACCGCGCGCCGCTTCGAGTTCCGCGGCGCCGGACGCGGGGTCAAGGTGTTCGACGACTACGCCCACCACCCGACCGAGGTGGCGGCGGCGGTCTCCGCCGGCCGCGCCGTGGCCGGCGACGGGCGGGTGCACGTGCTGTTCCAGCCGCACCTGTTCTCCCGGACCCGCGAGTTCGCCGCCGAGTTCGCCGCGGCGCTGTCCGCGGCGGACGTGGTGCGCGTGCTGCCCGTGTACGCCGCGCGCGAGGAGCCCATGGAGGGCGTCGACTCCTCCCTCATCGCCGGCCGGCTGACCACCGCCGCCGACGCGGACCGCGCGGTGGCCGAGGACCGGGCCGCCGCCGTCCGCGAGCTGGCCGCCGGCGCCGAGTCCGGCGACGTCATCCTGACGATGGGCGCCGGCGACGTCACGGCCCTCGGCGCGGACCTCGTGGCCGCCCTGGGCCCGGACGCGGCGCCCGGCGCCGCGGGACGGTGA
- a CDS encoding FtsQ-type POTRA domain-containing protein yields MVPFPGRSVRRRLAVRWAVAGAVAALLGALAWVLLFSPVLAVDEVDVTGTRHVSAEAVQERLAPLHGVPLPRVGSSAVRELVGDLPGVAEVRVVAHPPTRVEVAVREHEARARRDGEAGVDLLLDDGTVLAGVPAERVEGESLPEFSEELSAGPRRDREEVAAVLAGLPASVAERVESVDSSRVGQVRLGLRDGVVLVWGDAEDAELKGTVATAFLEDERHGSRPGGVREVDVSVPTRPITR; encoded by the coding sequence GTGGTCCCGTTCCCGGGGCGCAGCGTGCGCCGGCGGCTGGCCGTGCGATGGGCCGTCGCGGGCGCCGTCGCCGCCCTCCTGGGCGCGCTGGCGTGGGTCCTGCTCTTCTCGCCGGTGCTCGCCGTGGACGAGGTGGACGTGACCGGCACCCGGCACGTCTCCGCCGAGGCCGTGCAGGAGCGCCTGGCGCCCCTGCACGGGGTGCCGCTGCCGCGGGTGGGCTCCTCGGCCGTGCGCGAGCTGGTCGGAGACCTTCCCGGCGTGGCCGAGGTCCGCGTCGTCGCCCACCCGCCGACCCGCGTGGAGGTGGCCGTCCGGGAGCACGAGGCACGCGCCCGCCGGGACGGAGAGGCCGGCGTCGACCTGCTCCTGGACGACGGCACCGTGCTGGCCGGAGTCCCGGCCGAGCGCGTCGAGGGGGAGTCGCTGCCGGAGTTCTCCGAGGAGCTGTCCGCCGGTCCGCGTCGGGACCGCGAGGAGGTCGCCGCCGTGCTGGCGGGGCTGCCCGCGTCGGTGGCCGAGCGGGTCGAGAGTGTGGACTCGAGCCGGGTCGGGCAGGTGCGACTGGGCCTGCGGGACGGGGTGGTCCTGGTGTGGGGCGACGCCGAGGACGCGGAGCTCAAGGGCACGGTCGCGACCGCGTTCCTGGAGGACGAGCGGCACGGCTCGCGCCCCGGCGGCGTCCGGGAGGTCGACGTCTCGGTGCCGACCCGGCCGATCACGCGCTGA
- the murG gene encoding undecaprenyldiphospho-muramoylpentapeptide beta-N-acetylglucosaminyltransferase — MPQTPDPARELRVVLAGGGTAGHISPMLAIARALESDGAGPVRCTMVGTASGMETRLVPAAGYELDLIERVPMPRRPSMDVVHFPARMRAAVAAAGRILAERRADVVVGVGGYVATPVYLAAFRAGVPVVVHEANARPGLANRIGALRAAHVGTALPDTRLRGARWVGMPMRPEISGLDRAAQRRAARAALGLDLGRTTVVVTGGSSGALAVNRTVRDSLDDLLGAGLQVFHLTGRDKALTEADGTPLRREGYVQREYLDGMEQAYAAADLLVARSGAGTVCEVSAVGLPAVYVPLPIGNGEQALNARPVVEAEGALTVRDDAFGRAWVQRQLIPLATDPERLARMGEAAARFGVRHADVTMAGLVRSAAEEGARR, encoded by the coding sequence ATGCCGCAGACCCCCGATCCCGCCCGAGAGCTGCGCGTGGTGCTCGCCGGCGGCGGCACCGCCGGCCACATCTCGCCCATGCTCGCCATCGCCCGCGCCCTCGAGTCCGACGGCGCCGGCCCGGTGCGGTGCACCATGGTCGGCACGGCCTCCGGGATGGAGACCCGCCTCGTCCCCGCGGCCGGCTACGAGCTGGACCTGATCGAGCGCGTCCCGATGCCGCGCCGGCCCTCGATGGACGTCGTGCACTTCCCTGCCCGGATGCGGGCCGCCGTCGCCGCCGCCGGCCGCATCCTGGCCGAGCGCCGGGCGGACGTCGTCGTGGGCGTGGGCGGCTACGTCGCCACCCCCGTGTACCTGGCGGCCTTCCGCGCCGGCGTGCCCGTGGTGGTGCACGAGGCCAACGCCCGCCCGGGCCTGGCCAACCGCATCGGCGCCCTGCGCGCGGCCCACGTGGGCACCGCGCTGCCGGACACCCGCCTGCGCGGCGCGCGCTGGGTGGGCATGCCGATGCGCCCGGAGATCTCGGGGCTGGACCGCGCTGCGCAGCGCCGGGCGGCCCGCGCGGCCCTCGGCCTGGACCTGGGGCGCACCACCGTGGTGGTCACCGGCGGCAGCTCGGGAGCGCTGGCCGTGAACCGCACCGTCCGCGACTCCCTCGACGACCTGCTCGGCGCCGGCCTGCAGGTGTTCCACCTGACCGGCCGGGACAAGGCCCTCACCGAGGCCGACGGCACCCCGCTCCGGCGCGAGGGCTACGTCCAGCGCGAGTACCTGGACGGCATGGAGCAGGCCTACGCCGCCGCCGACCTCCTCGTGGCCCGCTCCGGCGCGGGCACCGTGTGCGAGGTCTCCGCGGTCGGTCTGCCCGCCGTGTACGTCCCCCTGCCCATCGGCAACGGCGAGCAGGCGCTCAACGCCCGCCCCGTGGTCGAGGCGGAGGGCGCCCTGACGGTCCGGGACGACGCCTTCGGGCGCGCCTGGGTGCAGCGGCAGCTGATCCCGCTCGCCACCGACCCGGAGCGCCTGGCGCGCATGGGCGAGGCGGCCGCGCGCTTCGGCGTGCGGCACGCGGACGTGACCATGGCCGGCCTCGTGCGGTCGGCCGCCGAGGAAGGAGCCCGGCGATGA
- a CDS encoding YggT family protein, with protein sequence MQLILALVYIVLTVVLAALTVRIVLDVTQSFARRWRPTGAALVAASAVYAVTDPLMRPVRRAVPPVNFGGIGLDVAFLVVFLGVVLLRVLVLVLAGNL encoded by the coding sequence GTGCAGCTGATCCTCGCCCTCGTCTACATCGTCCTCACCGTCGTGCTGGCGGCCCTGACGGTGCGGATCGTCCTGGACGTCACCCAGTCCTTCGCCCGCCGCTGGCGGCCGACCGGCGCCGCCCTCGTGGCGGCCAGCGCCGTGTACGCGGTCACCGACCCGCTCATGCGACCCGTGCGCCGGGCCGTGCCCCCCGTCAACTTCGGCGGGATCGGCCTCGACGTGGCCTTCCTCGTGGTCTTCCTCGGCGTGGTGCTGCTGCGCGTGCTCGTCCTGGTGCTCGCCGGAAACCTCTGA
- the ftsZ gene encoding cell division protein FtsZ — protein sequence MAAPQNYLAVIKVVGIGGGGVNAVNRMIEVGLRGVEFIAINTDAQALLMSDADVKLDVGRELTRGLGAGANPEVGRQAAEDHAEEIEEVLRGADMVFVTAGEGGGTGTGGAPVVARIARSLGALTIGVVTRPFTFEGRRRAGSAEAGIDALRDEVDTLIVIPNDRLLSISDRNVSVMDAFRQADQVLLSGVQGITDLITTPGLINLDFADVKSVMQGAGSALMGIGHAQGEDRAVKAAELAIASPLLEASIDGAYGVLLSIQGGSDLGLFEINEAARLVQEVAHPEANIIFGAVIDDALGDEVRVTVIAAGFDKVDATSAPASPQAGQFQQAPQRPAQQAQPQQQAPAPQQHQAQPAQQEQPQQVQPQSVRGTVPLAPQQPQQPEQRRQQDLPTVVEPDLGAGSSDLDVPDFLK from the coding sequence GTGGCTGCACCCCAGAACTACCTGGCCGTCATCAAGGTCGTCGGCATCGGCGGCGGCGGCGTCAACGCCGTGAACCGCATGATCGAGGTGGGGCTCCGCGGCGTGGAGTTCATCGCCATCAACACGGACGCGCAGGCGCTGCTGATGTCGGACGCGGACGTGAAGCTGGACGTGGGCCGCGAGCTCACCCGCGGCCTGGGCGCCGGCGCCAACCCCGAGGTGGGCCGCCAGGCCGCCGAGGACCACGCCGAGGAGATCGAGGAGGTCCTGCGCGGGGCCGACATGGTCTTCGTCACCGCCGGCGAGGGCGGCGGCACCGGCACCGGCGGCGCGCCCGTCGTGGCCCGCATCGCCCGCTCGCTCGGCGCGCTGACCATCGGCGTCGTCACCCGTCCGTTCACGTTCGAGGGCCGCCGCCGCGCCGGCTCGGCCGAGGCCGGCATCGACGCGCTGCGCGACGAGGTCGACACGCTGATCGTCATCCCGAACGACCGCCTGCTCTCCATCTCGGACCGCAACGTGTCCGTCATGGACGCCTTCCGCCAGGCGGACCAGGTGCTTCTCTCGGGCGTGCAGGGCATCACCGACCTCATCACCACCCCGGGCCTGATCAACCTCGACTTCGCGGACGTGAAGTCCGTCATGCAGGGCGCCGGCTCCGCCCTCATGGGCATCGGCCACGCCCAGGGCGAGGACCGCGCCGTCAAGGCCGCCGAGCTGGCGATCGCCTCGCCGCTGCTCGAGGCCTCCATCGACGGCGCCTACGGCGTGCTGCTCTCCATCCAGGGCGGCTCCGACCTCGGCCTCTTCGAGATCAACGAGGCCGCCCGCCTGGTCCAGGAGGTCGCGCACCCCGAGGCCAACATCATCTTCGGCGCCGTCATCGACGACGCCCTGGGCGACGAGGTCCGCGTGACCGTCATCGCCGCCGGCTTCGACAAGGTCGACGCCACCTCGGCCCCCGCCTCGCCGCAGGCCGGGCAGTTCCAGCAGGCCCCGCAGCGCCCCGCGCAGCAGGCCCAGCCGCAGCAGCAGGCGCCCGCGCCGCAGCAGCACCAGGCGCAGCCCGCGCAGCAGGAGCAGCCGCAGCAGGTCCAGCCGCAGTCCGTCCGCGGCACCGTGCCGCTGGCGCCGCAGCAGCCGCAGCAGCCCGAGCAGCGCCGCCAGCAGGACCTGCCCACCGTGGTGGAGCCGGACCTCGGCGCCGGGTCCTCGGACCTGGACGTCCCGGACTTCCTGAAGTGA
- a CDS encoding cell division protein SepF has protein sequence MAGALKKTMIYLGLADGEEYDEQQRAAERDAAERRDVVEARRAAEPDTDPSMEPVRSATVVRPERVERAESPAPSGSTAAAPAEPAEPRRPSRPEPVDPGYRAPVTPIKRAAASSAEGAPVSTLSTVHPRSYNDAKAIGEAFRSGMPVIMNVTELGENEAKRLVDFAAGLVFGLHGSISRITSKVFLLTPANVDVVGTEQGDAEASGDPYDGD, from the coding sequence ATGGCTGGTGCCCTGAAGAAGACGATGATCTACCTCGGCCTCGCCGACGGCGAGGAGTACGACGAGCAGCAGCGCGCCGCTGAGCGCGACGCCGCCGAGCGGCGGGACGTCGTCGAGGCGCGCCGTGCCGCGGAGCCCGACACCGACCCGAGCATGGAACCGGTGCGCTCCGCGACCGTCGTGCGCCCCGAGCGTGTCGAGCGCGCCGAGTCCCCGGCGCCGTCCGGGTCCACCGCGGCCGCGCCCGCCGAGCCGGCCGAGCCCCGGCGCCCCTCCCGTCCCGAGCCGGTCGACCCGGGCTACCGGGCCCCGGTCACCCCCATCAAGCGAGCCGCCGCGTCGTCGGCCGAAGGAGCCCCCGTGAGCACCCTCTCCACCGTCCACCCCCGCTCCTACAACGACGCGAAGGCGATCGGCGAGGCGTTCCGCTCCGGCATGCCCGTGATCATGAACGTCACGGAGCTCGGCGAGAACGAGGCCAAGCGCCTCGTGGACTTCGCGGCCGGCCTCGTGTTCGGCCTGCACGGCTCGATCTCCCGGATCACCAGCAAGGTGTTCCTGCTCACCCCCGCCAACGTGGACGTGGTGGGCACGGAGCAGGGCGACGCCGAGGCGTCCGGCGACCCCTACGACGGCGACTGA
- a CDS encoding laccase domain-containing protein, with the protein MTAAEGPVGTVPVPAGPFVHREAVATAGGTVHVAWSGVAAGNLGLHVVADEDAAGRRAVGEARRGLERAMGVPEGSTLYLDQVHSADAVWADGPGWGEEAGPTADAAVSRDGGRTLAVMVADCLPVVLVDEATGATAVAHAGRRGLLDGVLEATVDRLLSLRPAERRDAPGLRAWIGPGVCGRCYEVPEQMRAEAAERVPATAATTAWGTPGLDLPAGAVAILRGRGADVAVVQACTLEDERLFSHRRAPGQGRFAGLVWRADEDASTPTGAA; encoded by the coding sequence GTGACGGCCGCGGAGGGGCCGGTCGGGACCGTGCCGGTCCCGGCCGGCCCCTTCGTGCACCGGGAGGCCGTCGCCACGGCCGGTGGGACCGTGCACGTGGCCTGGTCTGGCGTGGCCGCCGGCAACCTGGGCCTGCACGTGGTGGCCGACGAGGACGCCGCGGGCCGCCGCGCGGTGGGCGAGGCCCGCCGTGGCCTCGAGCGGGCCATGGGCGTGCCCGAGGGCTCGACCCTCTACCTGGACCAGGTGCACTCCGCCGACGCGGTGTGGGCCGACGGCCCCGGCTGGGGCGAGGAGGCCGGGCCGACGGCCGACGCCGCCGTGAGCCGTGACGGGGGCCGCACCCTCGCGGTGATGGTCGCGGACTGCCTGCCCGTCGTCCTCGTGGACGAGGCCACCGGCGCGACCGCGGTGGCCCACGCCGGGCGCCGCGGCCTGCTCGATGGCGTCCTCGAGGCCACCGTGGACCGCCTCCTGTCCCTGCGCCCCGCGGAGCGCCGCGACGCCCCCGGCCTGCGGGCCTGGATCGGCCCGGGCGTGTGCGGGCGGTGCTACGAGGTGCCCGAGCAGATGCGCGCCGAGGCGGCCGAGCGCGTGCCCGCCACGGCCGCGACCACCGCGTGGGGCACCCCCGGCCTCGACCTGCCGGCCGGTGCCGTCGCGATCCTGCGCGGGCGCGGCGCCGACGTCGCCGTCGTCCAGGCCTGCACGCTGGAGGACGAGCGCCTGTTCTCTCACCGGCGCGCCCCCGGGCAGGGGCGGTTCGCCGGCCTCGTCTGGCGCGCGGACGAGGACGCATCGACCCCGACAGGAGCGGCATGA
- the murD gene encoding UDP-N-acetylmuramoyl-L-alanine--D-glutamate ligase, translating to MSASENTALAPVRRPLADTGRTAALTSWDAEGWAGLRVVVAGLGVTGFSVADTLAELGAVVVVVDGNDGPENQARAETLRIVGVHEVLLDAAATRSLPEVEGAPAELVVTSPGWRPDQPLLMAAHAAGLPIWSDVELAWRVRERAGRPTADWVCLTGTNGKTTTVTMVEAILRADGRRAIACGNVGTPVLDAIRDPEGYDVLALELSSFQLHWTHRVAPASSAVLNLAEDHVDWHGSMEEYAAAKGKVYENTRVACVFNEHDPVTRTLVERADVQEGCRAVGFTTDTPGLSDVGVVDGILVDRAFTENRRHEAIALAERTDLGPVAPRHTMANAAAAAALTRAVGVAPAAVAEGLRSYDRGEHRIQLVATSRDVMWVNDSKATNPHAADASLAAFTSVVWIAGGLPKGVTYEELVGAHAHRLRAVVLLGTDASALRSALAAHAPDVPVHAPLADADGTGPADGAAVMAEAVRVADGLARPGDTVLMAPAAASMDQFRSYAQRGEAFIDAVAALMREHGWDTDAGTAAP from the coding sequence GTGAGCGCCTCCGAGAACACCGCCCTCGCGCCGGTGCGCCGCCCGCTCGCCGACACCGGGCGCACCGCCGCGCTGACCTCCTGGGACGCCGAGGGCTGGGCGGGCCTGCGCGTCGTCGTCGCCGGCCTGGGCGTCACCGGGTTCTCGGTGGCGGACACGCTGGCCGAGCTGGGCGCCGTCGTCGTGGTCGTGGACGGCAACGACGGCCCCGAGAACCAGGCGCGCGCCGAGACCCTGCGGATCGTGGGGGTGCACGAGGTCCTCCTGGACGCCGCGGCCACGCGCTCCCTGCCCGAGGTCGAAGGCGCCCCCGCCGAGCTCGTGGTGACCTCCCCGGGCTGGCGCCCGGACCAGCCGCTGCTGATGGCCGCGCACGCCGCCGGCCTGCCGATCTGGTCGGACGTGGAGCTGGCCTGGCGGGTGCGCGAGCGCGCCGGCCGGCCGACCGCCGACTGGGTGTGCCTGACCGGCACCAACGGCAAGACCACCACAGTGACCATGGTCGAGGCGATCCTGCGGGCGGACGGCCGCCGGGCGATCGCGTGCGGCAACGTCGGCACCCCCGTGCTCGACGCCATCCGCGACCCCGAGGGCTACGACGTCCTCGCCCTCGAGCTCTCCAGCTTCCAGCTGCACTGGACCCACCGCGTCGCCCCCGCCTCGTCGGCGGTGCTCAACCTGGCCGAGGACCACGTCGACTGGCACGGCTCCATGGAGGAGTACGCCGCGGCGAAGGGCAAGGTGTACGAGAACACCCGCGTGGCCTGCGTCTTCAACGAGCACGACCCCGTGACCCGCACGCTCGTGGAGCGGGCGGACGTCCAGGAGGGCTGCCGGGCCGTCGGGTTCACCACCGACACCCCGGGCCTGTCCGACGTCGGCGTCGTGGACGGGATCCTCGTGGACCGCGCCTTCACCGAGAACCGGCGTCACGAGGCGATCGCCCTCGCCGAGCGCACCGATCTCGGCCCCGTGGCCCCGCGGCACACCATGGCCAACGCGGCCGCCGCGGCCGCGCTCACCCGCGCCGTCGGCGTCGCGCCGGCCGCCGTGGCCGAGGGCCTGCGCTCCTACGACCGCGGCGAGCACCGCATCCAGCTCGTGGCGACCTCCCGCGACGTCATGTGGGTCAACGACTCCAAGGCCACCAACCCGCACGCCGCCGACGCCTCGCTGGCCGCCTTCACCTCCGTGGTGTGGATCGCCGGCGGGCTGCCCAAGGGCGTCACCTACGAGGAGCTCGTGGGCGCCCACGCCCACCGCCTCCGCGCCGTGGTCCTGCTCGGGACGGACGCCTCCGCCCTGCGCTCGGCCCTGGCCGCGCACGCCCCGGACGTGCCCGTGCACGCCCCGCTGGCGGACGCCGACGGGACGGGCCCGGCCGACGGCGCCGCCGTGATGGCCGAGGCCGTGCGCGTGGCCGACGGGCTCGCCCGCCCCGGCGACACCGTCCTCATGGCCCCCGCGGCCGCCTCCATGGACCAGTTCCGCTCCTACGCCCAGCGCGGCGAGGCGTTCATCGACGCCGTCGCCGCCCTGATGCGCGAGCACGGCTGGGACACGGACGCAGGCACCGCCGCCCCCTGA